ATCTGCAAAGCTAGTTGTTTACCACAAGTTTTCTGCAAGTTCCTTTGACAATTATTCCCTAAACCTCGACTCCAAGAACTTAACAGAGATGGTTCAAAACTTGGTAAATGCAGTCGATGTTTCTGTGCGGCTACTAGTTGAGAATGGCTGTTATTTGCCTCATTCTTAGTTTTATTCTTGCTGGTTGGGGCATATAACATGGTCTTTTCTCCTGAATCAATTTTTTCACTGCAAATTTATTTGTTCCAATTACCTGGAAATAGTAATTTAATGACTTGGTGAAATGATGCAACACTTCGCCCGATCGATCTTGTTTGCCAATTAAGGTTTGATATCACTCGTTATCACTTTTAATTCTCCATAGCTCGGTTAACTGACGACGGCAATCATAATATCCAGATGTAATTTGTCCTTCCCCATCAACTGAAATTACTGCAAGTGGTGCGTAATGATGAGCAATACCGTGGGGTGATAAGGCTTTGGGGTTGTTAACAGAGCCAGCCCATTCCACATCACCAGTAGCTGTGCGAGCAGGAATTAACCAGTAATCACCTGTTCGGTATGTAGGTGGCTGCTGTTTTTCTAGTGCGGGAAACTGGATTTGGACTCTGTCTTCTAAGACTATCCACTTATTTTCTTCAACAATTTGCGTTCCATGTGTGAAATCGTTTTGATTATTTGTACTAAATTTTTGATCCCACCGCCGTAAATATGGGTGTTTTTCTAAATATCCTCCAACAGTGGAGTTAGGTATTTCCGTTCTGGTTAGCGTTACCGTAAAGTTAACGCGATCGATTGAGGTAACCTTAAATAAGGGTTCGGCTCGATTTTGCAAAATGTAGTCATCATCAACAATTTCAACCCAATTCCCTTCAGAGAGGCTAAAACGACTGTCTCGTCCTAAGTGTGCTAGAGTAACGGTGACTGTTGAAGCCGTACCTACTGTAACTGGTGCAATTATCGGAAATATTACCGAGCTATTCTCACGAGACCATTTGAAGGTTGCTTGTCCATCTTTGCTACTTTTATGAATCTCTACTCGGTAGAGTTGGTTTTCAGCCCCTCGATAGTGGGCTTTAGGGGCTATGATACAAGGCTCGCCGCTATCAGAATTGAGTTCCTGCGCCTTTGCTATCAGCTTCCCCGTTCCCGTGCCTGAATGTTCAACCACTTCACCCAATTCTTGCAGAAAGCTTGAATAATTATTTTTAACCGTACTTGCGTATTCTCCTAACTCATCAAGATTTTGGTTAATTTCCTTAACCTTCACCTGCCACACCAAGCGCGATCGCGTTGCAGTGTCCGATCCACCTAGCGCAACTTCACGAATACTAGGGATGACATCGCTTTCATCCTCTACGCAACTAATATGGCGTTCCCATGCATCTAAGTAAACTAGATAATTTCCCCGTTTCAACTTTTCGCGATCTTCTACAGGATAGTTAAACTGGGTTTGATAAGTGATAATTTGACGAATTTTAGAAACTTTTTGAAGTTCATCATCATCAATGGGAAAAACAGGAGAAAAAGTTAACAGCCATCGATCTAGTTCTTTAATAACTTCAGTAATTTGAACGATAATTCTTAGATCATCCTGATTTCGGTTATCTTGGTTTGGATTGTCTTGAATAAGGTAAATATATTGACCTTTTTTCAAAAATATGTTCTTATCACTTTGTGTAGCAATTTTGACCTGTCTTCCATTCATAATTTCCAAAATAGGAACATCGACGGCTTCTGATGCACAAAGCAAACCATTAACGTAGTAGTGACCAGAGCTGATGATAAAGTCAAACTTAAGAGGATCGGCAGCAATGGTTAGGAATCCCATCTTTTCTACTGGTCCGCCATGTGGTCCAATTAAATCTGCTGCCAGAGTTTGTAGATAGTGCAAGAAAATAGCAACTTGTTCATTCCAGTCAGCATCAAGTTGAACCCGACCCTGCTGCATCAGTACCCGTAAGAATTGTTTGTGAGGGTTAAAGGTGTTGCGGGTAAAATCTCCTCTAAATTCACCTTGCATATATTTCTCCTAGCTGGCGTAAATAATACCAATTTCCATTTCGGCTGGCGTGTATTCATTTAGACGAGCACGCAGATTTGCGTCTCTTTGAGGTTGGTAGAGGTCGTGAAAGACCCCCATTTCAGATTCATCATCAGCACCCTGTTTAATTTCCCCTGCACAAGTGTTGGCGAGTTGGCAGTAAGTAGGAGTACCGTAACGGGTGCTGTTGAATTGAGGATGAATGCGATCGCGTTCTACCTGCTGAACAGTTCTTAAGTCTGCCTCCGTAGGCTGAGGTTTATTTGCTTTAACAGCAGTATCCTTCAATTCTTGAGCGATGGCGGCTTCTACCAAATCTGGCTGGCAGTTGTACCGTCGCGGTGTGCGGGAAGATGGAGTGACGTAGCAGAACCGCATACAACCTTGTTGCCGACGGGCTACGGTGACAATGCCATCAAAGATGCTGTTCTCTGCTAAATCAATAGAATGTACCAAAACTTTACCGAATATGGTACAACACTGGATAGTCAATCGAGCATGGGCAAAAGCACAACCTGGTGCATCTAGCGCCTCTCTTTCCATACTAGTGGCATCAAGAATACTATTGCGGATATGAATGGGAATGGGGTCAGCTTGTACCTCATCTTGGTTGATTTGAATTGAGCCAATAATACTGTGTTCAATCTTTACTTGCCCCTTGAGGTTCAACAGTTCCAGACTTGGTTCCGCAGGGCGCTTGGGTTCACAATCGCAGTGCAGCGCCCAACCGGGGACAAGGGTTGAGTGACGAATAGTGATTTTGGAAGATAAAAAACTTTTTGCGTCTTCATATTTGTTTTCCCCTATTTCCTCTTGTGCTGGTTTTTGTTTTTCTTCAGATGACACTGGAAAGTCAAGGATATCCTGTTGCACTTGAACTCCTCGACCCACGATCAATAAACCATCTAAGGTGAAGCGACTCCCTGGTTGGACTGTGACGCGCAAAGAATCGGTTGTTTCTGCCTGATAATCGAGAAGGCGAATGACAGGACGGGTGTGGTTAGCTGCCCGGATTTGCAAGCTTTGATTGGCTTCTAGATGCAGGTCAAACCGCTCGGTATACACGCCGCTATCGGTAATTTCAATAACCGCATGACGATACTTTTCTTCGTTCGGATGTTCTTGATACTCACTCCACCACTGGTCGATAGCGGCATTAATACTCGTAAATTCTCCTAGCCTTCCCACTTGGTAAAGCTTGTGTTGCGCGGGTTGCAAGAGCATCCTGTCATACTCGCCACCCCCAATGTTGGCACTAAAAGCATATTGGTAAGTCACCCAAACCCCTGCTTTGGGTACCTGACGCGGCGGAAAGACAATGCGTCCTAGCACGGGGTCAACAGCTACTTTATCTTGGGGAGGTCGATACTGCCAGTCGCTCAGATCGGCGGGAATAATTTGCTCAAAGGGAATCGCAACGAAGTTAAAGGGTGTTCCTACTGGCGTTCTCAACCAAATTTGCAGACTTTTACTTTTATCATAGTAAAGACTTGTGTAGGTTTGGTCGCGTACTTGGCTTTCATTAAACTTGCGCTTGTCTATCTCTAAAGCTCGGCGACGAATAGGAATAGGCAAGTTGAGTTCTTCTGCAATGTGGGTTGGTTCTGCCTCTGATTGGGGGGAAACATAAAGTTGGGTATCGTTACCCAAAACGCTGAAGCTGTAGCAGTTGGGGCTAACTTCTTCCAGACAGTAGGCAGGGGTTTTGGTGACGGAATAAGTTTTCAACCGCCAAATAAAAACCCCCACATTTGGAATGTTATAATGTCCTCGATCGTAGGGTGATTGAATTCGGCGCACATCCACAGTATGAGCTATCTCGTCAAAGGGCCCATTTAAGCGATCGAGGGCATCGCCTTGGCGTAAATCTACCGTTCGACCCTGAGAAATTCGCGAGTGGTTGACATCTTGCGTCCAACCCAAAAGCTTGTAGAATTCTACTGCCCGTACAGACCAACCTGCTACATCATTTGCCAGCAACTCTAACAGTGCTAAAGTACCTTTACGCTGCCGATAGCGAATTGTGTTGGCAACTTCCCGTCGAGGAATTAAAATTTTGTTGCGCTGTTGTCCCCCAAGCATCCTGACATCTCCTGGTTCTCCGGCTTCAGGTACGGGTCGATAACCAATTAAATCGCCGATGTAAGGGACAACCCAGTCCTGACAGGTTTCAATGAACCAGTTCTCATACAACTGAAAAATATCTGCTTCAACTACATCCACCTGTTCAGTAATTACCCGCAATAAATCCCGTAGAGGGTAGCCTTGTTCGGCATCCCGTTGGCGATAAACCACTGGCAGAAGTTCGTAGAGACGGTCTTGTGGCTTACTCATAGGTTCTCCTTCAAAGGATTGAGAATCAGAGTCAGAGGTTGGGAGGAAACGAGCACAGCTAGTTGAGCCGGCTGAATCATTTGCTGAGTCGCTTTGGCAAAGTTAACGGTAATGCGTTTTCGAGGTTGTATATCATCCTCAAGGTTCTGTGTGTTTTGCCTTTGGTAAGTCTTTCCCTTCGCTAATTTCTCTAATATCTGGATAAGGATGTCTGGATTGGCAGCTTCTGTCTCAGAGACGCTATCCAAAATATCTACATCCACAAAATCAACGCCTGGAACCTTTTGCATTGTGCTGATAACTTCGCTAAAAGTGACATCCTGCCCCAATTCTCGACGCTCGAAACTAAAAGTATCGAGCAATGTTTGCCGCAGCTGTGGTTCGACTGACTCCCACTGATAGTCGGGTAAAATTTTGACTTTGGCACTCACGAACAGTACCATCAGTTCCCGCAGTTCTAGTCGCACGGGCTGATTGGGGTCACCAAACTGACGCAGTGCTTGATACAAATTGCGGTACAAATCCGATTTTTCATCAATAGGAATGTCGTCCACTCCAGCAATTGTCAAATGTACCACCTGACGGCGACCATCAGATACCAGCATGGCACTGGCTTTACCAATCCCTGCAAAAGTGCGGGCAAAGTCGGCGTAGTCTTGTACAGATACCAGGCGGTTTAAAGCCATGACTTGCAAAGGTGCATTCTTACGTGCTTGGTCGCGGCTTTCTCGGTCAGCACCTCCAGTTGCAGGTAAGGGATTGATGACAGCTTTCAACCCTAGAGGACGAGATGCCAGCAAGCTAATTTGCTCTGCCTTGACATTGCCTACTTGACCAATGCCACTGCGGTACACAGCCCTAATATTTTCCACTCCTGTGGGTAGCCTTGTCCCAAAAATAACCGTATTTTTTCCGTCATCATCAGTTTTGGTGATGTATGCACGCTCCGTTGGTTTTAGCCCTGCAAGGGTTTCTGTTTCATACCAAAGAATGTCATTGACTCGCACTTCTAAGGTACTGGCAGCACCCTCAGGGGTAGGAGCAGGTATGTAGGTCAGAGGCGGCTGGCGTAACGGAAATTGTTGGAATGCTTTGCTACCATCACCGCTACCTAAGATTTCAGTACGCATTTCCCCATGTGTAGCTTTGACGACATTGCCATAAACAGTGACGGTATCGCGTTTATACTTATATGCTAAGGATTGGGCAAGGTGGAGGAACGTGTGCGTTTTATCACCTGGTATTTCTTGCTCTTCACTTTTAACCATTGTAGTTACGCGCTGAGTAACACTAGATAGCATCACAAGTTCGCTCGCCTTAACCCCTGTCGTTTCCCCTAAATCAGCACGTTCTCCAGATACAATCAGCCATCGTCCGGGCTGTAACCCGTCATAAAGCGCTCCCAATTCAATTTCGCTGCCTTTCACGGGTTCGGCTTTAGGGTCAATGACTTCCTCTGCTAGCCGCAATTCTTCGCTTTGGGCATAAACAGTAGTTTGCCGCAGTAGGCTTAAAGAGCGATCGCTCTCTTTTAACCAGTTTCTATCTAATGTTAGCTGCGTCACTTTGGCAGTTATCCCATATTTTGCTTGGGTAACAGTTTCCACTTTTGTAACCTGATAGATATCTGGTCGAACCTGTTCGGGACGTTGAATTGCAACCCAACTTTCTACAGTGATTTGCTCGTACAGAGCATCTAGTGCCATTTGTTGTTTTAATGTACCAGAATCATTAGGAATTGGAGCAGGTGATTCGCAAAGGATAGAAAGAGAACTCTCTTCCCTATTAGATGTAATGCTTACCTTGCAAGCGTCAGTTGAGTATCGAAGAATTTTCTCTTGTAGCGCTCGTTCAAGCCGCAAAACGAATCTTTCCCGATCCTGGTCAACCCGGACAAACAAATTGTTATCAACCCATCTTAATTGAATAATTTGTAGCGGTTGGCTGGTGGGATCTGATGGGACTTGTCCAGTGACGGATTCAAAGAATTCAAAGCGGAGTTCGTTCGTTTGTCTAGTTGATACTTGTCTAGTTGATAAATCTCTTGGTACAACGACCTCTTCATCTGGAGTTACTTCGGGCAGTCTAGTTATGCGAACTACTATTCCATAAGGGTTCAGAGGAATATCATCGGAAGTGGCTACTGAGGCTTCCACGCTTATTGTTTCATCATCATCTCTTTGAAATGAAATCTGACTGTTGTCTTCTAGGAGATTATCATCCCAGAACACTTGTACACCTATTGTCATTGTACCTGCGATCGCCCACTCTTCATAACCCTGAATTCTGCCTCGATCATCGTAAACTGGCTTGAGGGGTGCGTTTGCTCCAAAAGGTGCAGCTTTCACCCGAAAAGCTTGCGTACTCTGTGAACCCGACTTGCTCGTATCTAAGGTATTCTGCAAAGCAGTGTA
This genomic interval from Scytonema hofmannii PCC 7110 contains the following:
- a CDS encoding DUF6519 domain-containing protein; translation: MQGEFRGDFTRNTFNPHKQFLRVLMQQGRVQLDADWNEQVAIFLHYLQTLAADLIGPHGGPVEKMGFLTIAADPLKFDFIISSGHYYVNGLLCASEAVDVPILEIMNGRQVKIATQSDKNIFLKKGQYIYLIQDNPNQDNRNQDDLRIIVQITEVIKELDRWLLTFSPVFPIDDDELQKVSKIRQIITYQTQFNYPVEDREKLKRGNYLVYLDAWERHISCVEDESDVIPSIREVALGGSDTATRSRLVWQVKVKEINQNLDELGEYASTVKNNYSSFLQELGEVVEHSGTGTGKLIAKAQELNSDSGEPCIIAPKAHYRGAENQLYRVEIHKSSKDGQATFKWSRENSSVIFPIIAPVTVGTASTVTVTLAHLGRDSRFSLSEGNWVEIVDDDYILQNRAEPLFKVTSIDRVNFTVTLTRTEIPNSTVGGYLEKHPYLRRWDQKFSTNNQNDFTHGTQIVEENKWIVLEDRVQIQFPALEKQQPPTYRTGDYWLIPARTATGDVEWAGSVNNPKALSPHGIAHHYAPLAVISVDGEGQITSGYYDCRRQLTELWRIKSDNE
- a CDS encoding putative baseplate assembly protein, with protein sequence MNKTSCCFKGLEILTPMSAANRPGLNALKYRVGTHASFLETMKTCFSSSVFLSLANLKTRNANDPAIAFLDAWATVADVLTFYQERIANEGYLRTATERRSVLELARLVGYRLRPGVAATVYPAFTMETGYNKGSEIPAGNRIQSLPGIGEMPQFFETAEKISARADWNNLQPRLTRPHFINRETDTIYFQGITTNLKPNDAVLFVLSNHPDNKVFRQVKAVEPQAIENRTKVELQTANTQQILQQEVNSLTMSQGRNSRGESKCPFKNLGSADEGLLKNLLQPPSIPPANALQLGLTPKQVYKCESDIAPQILTALKPRLTDTLYTALQNTLDTSKSGSQSTQAFRVKAAPFGANAPLKPVYDDRGRIQGYEEWAIAGTMTIGVQVFWDDNLLEDNSQISFQRDDDETISVEASVATSDDIPLNPYGIVVRITRLPEVTPDEEVVVPRDLSTRQVSTRQTNELRFEFFESVTGQVPSDPTSQPLQIIQLRWVDNNLFVRVDQDRERFVLRLERALQEKILRYSTDACKVSITSNREESSLSILCESPAPIPNDSGTLKQQMALDALYEQITVESWVAIQRPEQVRPDIYQVTKVETVTQAKYGITAKVTQLTLDRNWLKESDRSLSLLRQTTVYAQSEELRLAEEVIDPKAEPVKGSEIELGALYDGLQPGRWLIVSGERADLGETTGVKASELVMLSSVTQRVTTMVKSEEQEIPGDKTHTFLHLAQSLAYKYKRDTVTVYGNVVKATHGEMRTEILGSGDGSKAFQQFPLRQPPLTYIPAPTPEGAASTLEVRVNDILWYETETLAGLKPTERAYITKTDDDGKNTVIFGTRLPTGVENIRAVYRSGIGQVGNVKAEQISLLASRPLGLKAVINPLPATGGADRESRDQARKNAPLQVMALNRLVSVQDYADFARTFAGIGKASAMLVSDGRRQVVHLTIAGVDDIPIDEKSDLYRNLYQALRQFGDPNQPVRLELRELMVLFVSAKVKILPDYQWESVEPQLRQTLLDTFSFERRELGQDVTFSEVISTMQKVPGVDFVDVDILDSVSETEAANPDILIQILEKLAKGKTYQRQNTQNLEDDIQPRKRITVNFAKATQQMIQPAQLAVLVSSQPLTLILNPLKENL